DNA sequence from the Sphingomonas bisphenolicum genome:
CCGCTTCGCCTTCCGCGAAGCGCCGCTGCCGTTCGACTGGCGGTAGGTTGCGTGTTCCCGCTTTCGCGGGGAACATGTCTATCCTCAAATATCCTCGATCATCTCCGCCAGCACCGCCAGGCAATCCTTGGCGAGCTGGATCGACCGCGCCGGAGACCAGCCGAAATCGGCGTCCGGCAGGTCGTCATTATCCTTGAACGGCATCTCCAGCGTCATCGCCACCGCGCCGAAGCGTTCGGCGAGCTGGTTAGTGGACATGGACAGGTTCGCCTTGCCCGCGCCCGCCACCGGATAGCCCAGCCGCGTCTGGAAATCCGGGGTGCGGGCCGCCAACGTGTCGCGATAGCGGTGATAGAGCGCGACCTGCCGATCGGTGATCGACGGGATACCCTCGAAACCCGCGATGAACACCGCGGGAATCGCCTCGTCGCCATGGACGTCCATGGCGAAATCGACGCCGGTCTCGTCCATCGCATTGCGCGCCATCAGCACTTCGGGGCTGCGCTCGGCCGTCGGCTCATGCCATTCGCGATTGAGGTTCACGCCGACCGCATTGGTGCGCAGATGGCCGCGGCGGCTGCCATCCGGGTTCATATTGGGGATCAGATGGATCGTCGCTTGTCGGCGCAGCAGGCGGGCCACCGCATCTTCCTCGTCGCACAGCCGCTCCAGCGCGCCTTCCATCCACCATTGCGCCATCGTCTCGCCGGGATGCTGGCGCGCATAGAGCCAGATCTGCTTCGGTCCGTCGCCGATCGTCAGCAGGTCGAGCGGCTGGCCGTCCAGGGTCAGCCCCAGTTCGCGATGTTCGACGCCCGGCTGGGTCGCGGCCCAGGCGATGAGGTCGTGGTGCCGCTCCATCGAATAGGGCGCGAAATAGGCGATCCATACCGCATTGCTGTCCGGCTCCAGCCGGATCGTCAGCATGCCGTCGGCATAGCTTGTGTCGGCCTGGACCCAATTGTCGCGATCCTCGCTCACCCGCGCGCTGTAACCGGCCCAGCCGTCGGGATAGGCCGATCCCGCCGCGTTCACGATCGCCAGTTCCACTTCGCGGCCCGCCGCATTGGCGAGCCGGAAATGGAACCATTGGTAGAAGTCGCTCTGGTGATCCGTCACGATCTCCAGCACGGCGCGGACGCCGGCCGGCGTGTCGGCGATGGAGAGGACGCGAATATTGCCGCTGTCGAAGCCGCTGGAAATGCTGATGCTCATTTGACCGTTATAGTGCGCCCCGATTCACCCGGATAGCCCCCGATCAAGGCTGAAGCGAGTTTCTGGGCGGCGGTGGCGGGTTGGGCCGCGGCCGACCCCTGCTTCGCCTGGGTCGATGCGCGGCCTTCCCAGATCGCCGTCGAATCGGACCTGCGGCGCAACTGCACATGGAGTTCGGTCGTCACGATATCCTTGGGCTTGCCCGACAGGTTGATGCCGACGCCCAGGCCAAGCCCGCCGAAGGTGCCGCCACGGCGACCGCCCCCGCTGCCGATCCCGCCGCCCACGCCGACGCTGACCGGGCTTTCGCTGCGGCGGTCCGGTCCGGATGGGCGGAAGGTGCGGGTGAAGCTGACCAGCGCGACATAATCGCTCTGGGCGCCGTCCCCAGCGGTGAAGCCGATACGCTGCAATTCCTGCGATACCGCGCTGGCATAGGTGCGGAATTCCAGGCTGATATCCGGATTGCCCGGCATTTCCTCTACCGCGACGGTGCCCGACTGGGCAGGATTGCCCATATGGAAGCGGGTCACTTCCACGCGCGGCGCGGCCGTCGCGCTGGCGCCAAGGGAAAGGCCGCCCAGAAGGAGGGCGCCCAGAAAAAGCTTTGGGGCGGCAAGGCGGGGACGGCGCTTCGACATGAGTTCAACTCCAACGGGCATGCGGCATGACAGGGCACCACATAGACGGTGCGGGGGCCATAATCCCCTCAAACGCTTGAAGCCACGAACTTGCTGCATAGGGGATGAACAGAGTCGAAAGAGCGGCTGCCACCCTTGACTTTGGCCCGCCCGACCCATAGGGGCTGCGCTTCGAAATTCGACCACACCAGATTCATCAAGGGCCGTCTGCCATGAAGATCCGCAACTCGCTCAAGTCGCTCAAGGGCCGCCACCGGGACAACCGCGTGATCCGTCGTCGCGGCCGCACCTACGTCATCAACAAGACCAACCGCCGCTTCAAGGCCCGCCAGGGCTAAAAGGCAGGAGCTATCGCCCATTCGGGCGGTGGGTCTTTAGGCAATGTGGCAGGCGCCCGGTCGATGATCGGGCGCCTTTCCGCGTTCGCTTGGGTGCGTGATTTGCCGAATCGACGGTCGGGTTTCCCAAGGCCGTTCGTTTCCAGCGAAGCCGAGTTTAGCGAAGCTGAGCGCAAAGCTCGGTGCTACCGCTTCTCGACTTTACTGGAAGCGAACGGAGGGAATTGGCCTCACCCGGCCTGCGTTCAGCCCTCGTCGCGGCCCTTCAACTCGTCGCCGCGAATCGCCGTGACGTGCAGCACGTTGGTCGATCCGGGCGTGCCGAAGGGAACGCCGGCCAGCACCACGATCTTGCCGCCCTTTTCGGTCATGCCGTGGCGCAGCGCCATACGCCGGGCCTTGCCGATCATTTCCTCGAACGTGCCGATATCCTTGGTGCGGATGGCGTGGACTCCCCAGGTCAGGCCCAGCTTGCGCGCGGTGTCGGTGCGCGGGGTCAGCGCCAGGATCGGCGCGTCGGGGCGTTCGCGCGCGACGCGGCGCACCGTGCTGCCCGATGAAGTGAAGCAGGTGATGGCGCTGGCGCCTACCACCGCGACGATATTGCCCGCCGCTTCGGCCAGCGCGTCGGCGGTGGTCGGGTCCGGCTTCGTCTCGGTGTAATGGAGCCGGCCGAAATAGCCCGGATCGCGCTCCACGCTATGCGCGATGCTGTCCATCATCGTCACCGCCTCAACCGGCCAGTCGCCCGCCGCGGTTTCCGCCGACAGCATGATCGCGTCCGCGCCGTCATAGACCGCCGTCGCCACGTCCGACACTTCGGCGCGGGTGGGGGAGGGGGACTTGATCATCGATTCGAGCATCTGGGTCGCGACCACCACAGGGCGTCCCATCCGCCGCGCGGTGGCGACGATCTGCTTCTGGAGCGGCGGCACGGCCTGCGGCGGCAGTTCGACGCCCAGGTCGCCGCGCGCCACCATCACGCCGTCGGCCAGTTCGATAATCTCCTCCAGCCGCTGCACGGCCGACGGCTTCTCGATCTTCGCCATCAGCGCGCCATAGCCGCCCATCAGCTTGCGCGCCTCGGCCAGATCCTCGGGCCGCTGCACGAAGCTCAAGGCAATCCAGTCGCAGCCCTGGCTCATCGCGAAGCTGAGGTCGCGCCGATCCTTGTCGGTCAGCGCCGGCACCGGCACCACTACGTCGGGCACGTTTACGCCCTTGCGGTTGGACAGGGCGCCGCCGACTTCGACGATCGTGTCGATCCGGTCGGCGCCGATCGCCTTCACCCGCAGCACCAGCTTGCCATCGTCCAGCAGCAGCCGGGTTTCTGGCACCAGCGCGGCGTAGATTTCGGGATGGGGCAGGTTGACGCGGCGGGCATTGCCCGGCGTTTCGTCCCGGTCGAGGATGAAGGCCGCGCCCGTCTCCAATATGGCGAGGCCCTTTTCGAAGGTGCCGACGCGCAGCTTTGGTCCCTGCAGGTCGCCCAGGATCGTCGTGGGCCGCTGGAATTCTTTTTCCAGCGCGCGGATGATGGCGATGCGCGCGGCATGATCCTCATGCGCGCCATGGCTCATATTGATGCGGAAGGCGTCGGCCCCGGCGACGAACAGCGCCCGGATCATTTCGGGCGTATCGCTCGCAGGACCAAGGGTCGCCAGGATGCGGACCTTGCGTGAGCGGGGCGGTAACTTCGTCATGGCTTCTCCTGACCGTCATGATCGTCCCCGGCTTGGCCTTGTCGGCCTTGCCAGTGCGTCGTTATGGGTTATCCGTACTGCACGACAGGATGATGTAGATCAGCGAAAGGTTTCTCACGCCGATGACCGACAGCATAGTCACAGATGCCGTGGCCGCAACCGCCTTCCGCCGTCTGGTCGCGCATTTGCAGCACCGCACCGACGTCGAGAATATCGATCTGATGGGGTTGGCGGGCTTTTGCCGCAACTGCCTGGCCGACTGGATCGCGGAAGCGGACGGTGAGATGACGCGCGATCAGGCGCGCGAAATCATCCACGGCATGCCTTTTTCGGAATGGAAGGACCGGCATCAGGGCGAAGCGACACCGCAACAGATCGCAAAGATGCAGGAGAGTGTGGCGAAGAACGCGGACAGGCATTAGAGGCGTCCGCCAGCCCGATTCACATTTCACACCTGCACGGAGATTCCCATGAGCGAACCCAATGTCGCCGCCGACCAGCTACGCCTCTTCATAGAGCGCATCGAGCGCCTGGAAGAGGAAAAGAAGGGTATCGGCGACGATATCAAGGACGTCTATCTGGAAGCCAAGGCCAACGGCTATGACGGCAAGATCATGCGCCAGATCGTCCGCCTGCGGAAGATGCAGCCGCATGACCGCCAGGAAATGGAAGCCATCCTCCAGACCTATCTTGCTGCGCTGGGGATGGAATAACTTTTTACAATCAAGGAGAAGCGCCCATGTCCGAGATCATCGTCAGCACCACCAGCCGCCTGGAAGGGCGACCGGCGAAGGACTATCTCGGCATCGTCACCGGCGAGGTGATCGTGGGCGCCAATCTGTTTCGCGACCTGTTCGCCAGCGTCCGCGACATCGTGGGCGGGCGGTCGGGCGCTTATGAGGATGTGCTGCAACGCGCCCGCGAACAGGCGATCGCCGAAATGCGCACGCGCGCCGCGACGCTGGGCGCCAATGCCGTGGTCGGCGTCGACCTTGACTATGAAGTCATCGGCTCCAACGGGTCGATGCTGATGGTGTCGGCGTCGGGCACCGCGATCCTCTACTGAGGCAAAGAGATGCCGGCAGCGGCTGGACCGCGCTGGCGGTTGCCCTTTGGGCGGCCGCTGGTGTAAGGGCGCGCATCACAGTCAACCGGCAGATAAGAATTCAGGACCATGGCAGGCCATTCCAAATTCAAGAACATCATGCATCGCAAGGGCGCGCAGGACAAGAAGCGCTCTTCGATGTTCTCCAAGCTCAGCCGCGAAATCACGGTCGCGGCCAAGATGGGCATGCCCGACCCGGACATGAACCCGCGTCTGCGCCTGGCGGTCAACGCCGCCAAGGCCCAGTCCATGCCCAAGGATAATATCCAGCGCGCGATCGACAAGGCGAACGCGGCGGGCGGCGAGAATTACGAGGAAGTGCGTTACGAGGGCTATGGTCCCGCCGGTATCGCCATCATCGTCGAGGCGCTGACCGACAACCGTAATCGCACGGCAACCAACATCCGCACCGCCTTTTCCAAAAATGGCGGCAATCTGGGTGCGTCGGGTGCGGTCAGCCATGGTTTCGACCGGGTCGGCCTGATCAGCTATCCGGCGAGCGCGGGGGACGCCGACGCGATCTTCGAAGCGGCGCTGGAAGCGGGCGCGGAGGACGTGTCGTCCAACGAGGACGAGCATGAAATCTGGACCGCCATGGACGCCCTTCACGAGGTCGCCAAGGCGCTGGAAGCCAAGCTGGGCGCCGCCGACAGCGCGAAGCTCGCCTGGAAGCCGCAGATCACCGTCGATGTCGATGAAGCCAATGCCGCCACGCTGATGAAGCTGGTCGACACGCTGGAGGATGACGACGACGTCCAGACCGTCTGGGGCAATTATGAAGTGTCCGATGCTGTGATGGAGAAGCTGGGTTGATGCGTCTGCCCTCTCCCCACGGGGAGAGGATGCGCGCATGATCCTGCTTGGCCTGGACCCCGGCCTTGGCACCACCGGCTGGGGCCTGATCGCCGCGGATGGCAATCGGCTGACCCATATCGGCAATGGCCAGATCAAGACCGACAGCAGCATGGCGCTCTCGACGCGACTGCTGGCGCTCGACCTGGCGCTGACCGACCTGATCCTCGAACATCGGCCCGATGGCGCCGCAGTCGAGGAGGTGTTCGTCAATGTGAACCCGCAATCGACGCTGAAGCTGGGGCAGGCGCGGGGCGTAATTCTGCTCAATGCCGCGCGATCGGGCATGGAGGTCGGCGAATATGCCGCGCGCCTCGTCAAGAAATCGGTGGTTGGCGTCGGCAATGCGTCGAAGGAGCAGGTCCATGCGATGGTGTCGCGCCTGCTGCCCGGCGCGAAGATCGTGGGGCCGGACGCATCCGATGCGCTGGCGGTGGCGATCACCCACGCCCATCATCTCGCCAGCGCCCGGCGCATTCCGACCCGTTAAGACAGTCCTGTTTTCGGCTTTTATCCGAACAGGTCGCCCAGAAAATCCGTCATCGCGCGGAAGCTGCGCCGGTCGGCGCTTGGGCTATAGGCCAGTCCCTTTTCCGGCATATTGACGCCCTCGTCGGTGAAGGCGTGGCCGGTGCCGCCATAGGCGTGAATCTGCCAGTCGCAGCCCGCATCGGTCAATTCGCGGGCCAGACCCACGGTCGCCTCTGGCGGTGCGATCGGGTCGTCCCAGCCGTGGCAGACCAGCAATTTGGCCGTGATCGGCGCGTTGGGGAAAGGCGTCGGGTCATAGACGCCGTGGAAGCTGACTCCGCCGCTAATGTCCGCGCCGGAGCGGGCGAGGTCGAGCACGCATTTGCCGCCGAAGCAGAAGCCGATCGCGGCCGTCCGGTCGGCATCGACCTCCGCCAGCCCCTTGAGCACTGCATGGGCGCCATTCGCCCGGTCACGCAGCAGAGCGCGGTCGGCGTTCAGTTCGGCCATATAGCGCCCGGCATCGGGATCGGCGCGGGTGGTTCGCTTGCCCTGGCCAAAGACGTCGGCGACCAGCACGGCATAGCCGAGCGCCGCGACCTTTTCCGCATAGGCGAAGTCGGCCTCCTTGGCGCCCAGCACATTGGGGAAGAGCAGCACCCCCGGCAGCGGGCCGGCGGCTGCGTCGACCACGGCCAGGCTTTCGAAAGGCCCATCCGGGCCATCATGCAGGGTGACGCGGCGGATGATGGCCATGGCTGAGCTCCTCTAAAAGTTCAGATACTACCGAAGCCGGGCGCTTCGCCCCGCGCGGCCGGATTGATGCGGCGCGGCCGTTTCCAGCCGATGCTGGGCCGCTTGCGCAGGCGCAGGGTCGGCCATTCGCCGCGGTCGCTGCGTTCGGCCAGCCGCATTCCCTGCGCACGATAGGCGGCGATCACCGCGTCCGCCTGCCCGTTGAGCAATCCGGCCAGGACGATGGTGCCACCATCCTCGACCAGCGCGCACAGCGTCGGGGCCAGTTCGATCAGCGGCCCTGCCAATATGTTGGCGATCAGCAGGTCGTAGGGCGCGCGCCCGATCAGCGCGGGATGGTTGCCGCCCGCCGCCGTCACCAGCGCCAGCCGGCCCGCCCCGTCGCCCAGCGCTACGCCATTGGCGCGCGCATTGTCGGCGCTGATCTCTACCGCCACGGCGTCGATGTCGGACGCGATGGCGCGGGCGCGGGGCCACAGGTTCATCGCGGCGAAGGCGAGCAGGCCGGTGCCGGTGCCGATATCGGCGACATGGGCAAAGCGCATCCCCACCCGGCGCATCCGGTCGAGCATGGCCAGGCAGCCCGCCGTCGTTTCATGCTGCCCGGTGCCGAAGGCGCGGCCCGCCTCGATCAGCAGATTGACGTGGCCGGGCAGTTCGGGATCGCTCGCGATGTTGCGGACATGGAAGCGGCCGGCGGTGACAGGCTCCAGCCCCTGCTGGCTCAGCGTCACCCAATCCTCGTCGGGCAGCGCCTCGACAACGGGTTTCACGCGGCCCGCGCTGGGCACCAATGTCTTGAGCAGCTTGATCGCGGCCACGCTGGGCTTGCCTTCGAAATAGGCGTCGAGTTGCCAGGCATCTTCCCCCTCTTCCTCACCATCGGGCGTCGCTTCGCTGGTCATCAGCACCGGCGGATGCTCCATCAGCGTGAAGGCGGCGATGTCCCCGTCCAGCGCTTCGGCTTCGGCGCGGGTGCAGGGCAGGGTGACTTTCCAGCTTTGGACTGAAGGCGCGACATCGTTCATCCCGCCGCCTTTAGCCGAGGCAGAGAGGGAGGGGAAGCGGGATGGGATGGCGGCGGCTTAGGCTACCTGCCGACCGAAGTCGGACGAAGCGTTGCGCAGGCTGGCGAGCTTGCCCTCGACGCTGACGAAGCCGCGTTCGAGCTGGTCGATTTCCGACGCCACCACTTCGGTGTCCTGGCGGATCGCGGAAATGGTGGTCGACATCGAATCGGCGGCCAGCGCGGTTTCGTCGACCGCGGCGGTGATCATGGTCACGGTCTGCGCCTGCGCATCCATGGCGTGGCGGATGCGCTCGGCGCTGGCCTTGACCTCGCCCACCGTGTCGCGGATGCGTTCGTTGGTTTCGACCGACTGGCGGGTCGATGCCTGGATATCGGCGATCTTGCCGGCGATCTCGTCGGTGGCGCGGGCGGTCTGGTTGGCCAGGCTCTTCACTTCCTGCGCGACGACGGCGAAGCCGCGCCCGGCGTCACCGGCGCGGGCGGCCTCGATCGTGGCGTTGAGCGCGAGCAGGTTGGTTTGCCCTGCAATGTCGCGGATCAGGCCCAGGATCGATTCGATCGACTTGGCATGGTCGGACAGGGTGGAAGACATGGACACCGCATCCCCCGACTGGGCGGAGGCGCGCTGGGCGACCTCTGCCGCGCTTTCGACTTCGGTGCGGGCATCCTCGATAGCGCGGATGAGCCCGGCGGAGGTGCGGGCGGCTTCGCGCATGGCGAGGGCGGATTGTTCGGCGGCGGCCGCCACTTCGGACGCCTTGCCCAGCATGCCGCGCGTGGCGGCGGACGCATCCTTGGCCTGTTCGCGCAGCGATTCGCCCAGTTTCGACGCGCCGTCGATCTCACCGACGATCCGCTGTTCGAACAGCGTGCCGTAACGCTGGCGTTCGGCGCGCTGCGCTTCGGCCTGGTCGGTGGCCAGCACATTGCTCATGAAACCCGAATCGATCATCGCGATCTGCAGCATCATGCGCAGCAACCGGCGACAGCGCGGCGCATCATCATGGCACCGTTCCCAGATCAGGTCGGTGACGCGTTCGTTGGCATTGGCGACCGCGTTCAGGACCGCGCGCACCGATACGTCATGCTTGCGGGCGTGGCGCACGCAGTCGGCAGCCGACCGCGCCCAGCGCCCCTCCGCGAAATGCATCAGCTTTTCGCGGACATAAGTATCGGCTTCGCGTTCGATTCGGGCGATGACGCCGCTGCCCAGCCGGTCCTGAAGGCCGGTTTCGCGCATATAGCTGGTGAAGAAGGCGGCGCCCACGCTGCCCAGATCATCGCCGATCAGGTCGCCCACTTCGCGCGCGGCGCGGGCGACATCGCCGTTGGGATCGACTTCCGCCAGAAAATCCGATGTGGCGGTGGCGGAAGAAAGACTGGACGGCATGAGGGAACGGCCCTTGCTGATGACGTGATCGGTTGGACGTCGATCTTTAGCGCACGTTGGTTAACCACTTCTTATGGCTGTCCGGGCTGATCGCAGAAAGCGGCGTCGGCAATCTCCCGCTTTCCGCTTCTTGCCCTCTTGGCGTATCGCTCTTAAGGGGGGCGGACTCAGGGACAAGTATCTAAGGACTAGGGTAGACATGGCGCGTTCCAACAGCCGGCCGCTCTCGCCGCATTTGACGATCTGGAAATGGGGACCGGCCATGGCCGTGTCCATCATGCACCGCGTGACGGGCAATGGCCTTGCCACCGCCGGCGCGCTCGGCCTCATCTGGTGGCTGATGGCCGCCGCGACCGGTCCGGAGGCCTATGCGACCTTCGTCAAGTGCGCGACATCGCCGATCGGCTATCTGGTGATGATCGGCCTGACCTGGTTCTTCTTCCAGCATCTCTTCTCGGGCCTGCGGCACTTCGTGCTCGACATGGGCGCGGGGTATGAGCTGAAAAATAACAAGATGTGGTCGATCGCGACCTTCGTCGCATCGCTGCTGGTGACCGGCTTCGTCTGGCTCACCATCTTCGGAAAGGCGCTCTGATGGGCAACGGTACTGGCATCGGTCGCGTTCGCGGCCTGGGTTCGGCGCATCATGGCGCGCATCACTGGCTGGCGCAGCGCTATACGGCCGTCGGCAATCTGCTGCTGACGCTGTGGCTGCTGTTCAGCCTGCTGAGCCTGCCCGGCCTCGATTATGAAAGCGTCGTCGGCTGGATCGCCAACCCGGTGGTCGCCGTGCCGCTGATGCTGATGATCGTCAGCATCTTCTGGCACCTGCGCCTCGGCATGCA
Encoded proteins:
- a CDS encoding M14 family metallopeptidase translates to MSISISSGFDSGNIRVLSIADTPAGVRAVLEIVTDHQSDFYQWFHFRLANAAGREVELAIVNAAGSAYPDGWAGYSARVSEDRDNWVQADTSYADGMLTIRLEPDSNAVWIAYFAPYSMERHHDLIAWAATQPGVEHRELGLTLDGQPLDLLTIGDGPKQIWLYARQHPGETMAQWWMEGALERLCDEEDAVARLLRRQATIHLIPNMNPDGSRRGHLRTNAVGVNLNREWHEPTAERSPEVLMARNAMDETGVDFAMDVHGDEAIPAVFIAGFEGIPSITDRQVALYHRYRDTLAARTPDFQTRLGYPVAGAGKANLSMSTNQLAERFGAVAMTLEMPFKDNDDLPDADFGWSPARSIQLAKDCLAVLAEMIEDI
- the ykgO gene encoding type B 50S ribosomal protein L36; translation: MKIRNSLKSLKGRHRDNRVIRRRGRTYVINKTNRRFKARQG
- the pyk gene encoding pyruvate kinase — protein: MTKLPPRSRKVRILATLGPASDTPEMIRALFVAGADAFRINMSHGAHEDHAARIAIIRALEKEFQRPTTILGDLQGPKLRVGTFEKGLAILETGAAFILDRDETPGNARRVNLPHPEIYAALVPETRLLLDDGKLVLRVKAIGADRIDTIVEVGGALSNRKGVNVPDVVVPVPALTDKDRRDLSFAMSQGCDWIALSFVQRPEDLAEARKLMGGYGALMAKIEKPSAVQRLEEIIELADGVMVARGDLGVELPPQAVPPLQKQIVATARRMGRPVVVATQMLESMIKSPSPTRAEVSDVATAVYDGADAIMLSAETAAGDWPVEAVTMMDSIAHSVERDPGYFGRLHYTETKPDPTTADALAEAAGNIVAVVGASAITCFTSSGSTVRRVARERPDAPILALTPRTDTARKLGLTWGVHAIRTKDIGTFEEMIGKARRMALRHGMTEKGGKIVVLAGVPFGTPGSTNVLHVTAIRGDELKGRDEG
- a CDS encoding DUF1244 domain-containing protein, with product MTDSIVTDAVAATAFRRLVAHLQHRTDVENIDLMGLAGFCRNCLADWIAEADGEMTRDQAREIIHGMPFSEWKDRHQGEATPQQIAKMQESVAKNADRH
- a CDS encoding DUF2312 domain-containing protein — encoded protein: MSEPNVAADQLRLFIERIERLEEEKKGIGDDIKDVYLEAKANGYDGKIMRQIVRLRKMQPHDRQEMEAILQTYLAALGME
- a CDS encoding heavy metal-binding domain-containing protein, giving the protein MSEIIVSTTSRLEGRPAKDYLGIVTGEVIVGANLFRDLFASVRDIVGGRSGAYEDVLQRAREQAIAEMRTRAATLGANAVVGVDLDYEVIGSNGSMLMVSASGTAILY
- a CDS encoding YebC/PmpR family DNA-binding transcriptional regulator — translated: MAGHSKFKNIMHRKGAQDKKRSSMFSKLSREITVAAKMGMPDPDMNPRLRLAVNAAKAQSMPKDNIQRAIDKANAAGGENYEEVRYEGYGPAGIAIIVEALTDNRNRTATNIRTAFSKNGGNLGASGAVSHGFDRVGLISYPASAGDADAIFEAALEAGAEDVSSNEDEHEIWTAMDALHEVAKALEAKLGAADSAKLAWKPQITVDVDEANAATLMKLVDTLEDDDDVQTVWGNYEVSDAVMEKLG
- the ruvC gene encoding crossover junction endodeoxyribonuclease RuvC; this translates as MILLGLDPGLGTTGWGLIAADGNRLTHIGNGQIKTDSSMALSTRLLALDLALTDLILEHRPDGAAVEEVFVNVNPQSTLKLGQARGVILLNAARSGMEVGEYAARLVKKSVVGVGNASKEQVHAMVSRLLPGAKIVGPDASDALAVAITHAHHLASARRIPTR
- a CDS encoding dienelactone hydrolase family protein, with translation MAIIRRVTLHDGPDGPFESLAVVDAAAGPLPGVLLFPNVLGAKEADFAYAEKVAALGYAVLVADVFGQGKRTTRADPDAGRYMAELNADRALLRDRANGAHAVLKGLAEVDADRTAAIGFCFGGKCVLDLARSGADISGGVSFHGVYDPTPFPNAPITAKLLVCHGWDDPIAPPEATVGLARELTDAGCDWQIHAYGGTGHAFTDEGVNMPEKGLAYSPSADRRSFRAMTDFLGDLFG
- a CDS encoding 50S ribosomal protein L11 methyltransferase yields the protein MNDVAPSVQSWKVTLPCTRAEAEALDGDIAAFTLMEHPPVLMTSEATPDGEEEGEDAWQLDAYFEGKPSVAAIKLLKTLVPSAGRVKPVVEALPDEDWVTLSQQGLEPVTAGRFHVRNIASDPELPGHVNLLIEAGRAFGTGQHETTAGCLAMLDRMRRVGMRFAHVADIGTGTGLLAFAAMNLWPRARAIASDIDAVAVEISADNARANGVALGDGAGRLALVTAAGGNHPALIGRAPYDLLIANILAGPLIELAPTLCALVEDGGTIVLAGLLNGQADAVIAAYRAQGMRLAERSDRGEWPTLRLRKRPSIGWKRPRRINPAARGEAPGFGSI
- a CDS encoding methyl-accepting chemotaxis protein — its product is MPSSLSSATATSDFLAEVDPNGDVARAAREVGDLIGDDLGSVGAAFFTSYMRETGLQDRLGSGVIARIEREADTYVREKLMHFAEGRWARSAADCVRHARKHDVSVRAVLNAVANANERVTDLIWERCHDDAPRCRRLLRMMLQIAMIDSGFMSNVLATDQAEAQRAERQRYGTLFEQRIVGEIDGASKLGESLREQAKDASAATRGMLGKASEVAAAAEQSALAMREAARTSAGLIRAIEDARTEVESAAEVAQRASAQSGDAVSMSSTLSDHAKSIESILGLIRDIAGQTNLLALNATIEAARAGDAGRGFAVVAQEVKSLANQTARATDEIAGKIADIQASTRQSVETNERIRDTVGEVKASAERIRHAMDAQAQTVTMITAAVDETALAADSMSTTISAIRQDTEVVASEIDQLERGFVSVEGKLASLRNASSDFGRQVA
- the sdhC gene encoding succinate dehydrogenase, cytochrome b556 subunit — encoded protein: MARSNSRPLSPHLTIWKWGPAMAVSIMHRVTGNGLATAGALGLIWWLMAAATGPEAYATFVKCATSPIGYLVMIGLTWFFFQHLFSGLRHFVLDMGAGYELKNNKMWSIATFVASLLVTGFVWLTIFGKAL
- the sdhD gene encoding succinate dehydrogenase, hydrophobic membrane anchor protein → MGNGTGIGRVRGLGSAHHGAHHWLAQRYTAVGNLLLTLWLLFSLLSLPGLDYESVVGWIANPVVAVPLMLMIVSIFWHLRLGMQVMLEDYVHDKGLAFFSMLLLNFYALGGAAAGIFAIAKIAFIGVVKP